Genomic window (Desulfitibacter sp. BRH_c19):
AATTGGGAAAGCTCCCACATAGCCTATTTTATTAGATTCGGTTTTCATACCTGCAGCTATACCTGATAAATATCTTGCTTCATAAATTCTACCAAAGTAAGTGGCCATATTATCTGCTGTTTTATAACCTGAGCAGTGCTCAAATACTACATCTGGATATTGTTCTGCAACATTAGCCATGTAATCCATGTAACCAAAGCTTGTAGCAAAAATAACCTTGGCTCCATTTTCTGCAAGCTCAGTCATTACTCTTTCAGCATCTGGACCCTCTTCAACAGCTTCATAAATTACAGTTTTTATTCCTGGTACATTTTCCTCCAAATACTTTCTTCCAAGATCATGGGCGTAAGTATAACCACCATCACCTGCAGGGCTAACATAAACAAATCCTACTATAAACTCTTCTTCCTCAGCCTGAGGTTCTTCCACTCCTGGTTCCTCAGCATTTTGACCACCACAACCTGAAATAACCAATCCTAATGCCAAAATTAATACTAGAAGCATACTCATTTTTTTAAACTTAATCATTACTTGTAACCCCCTCTTTTTTAGATCGATGTTTTTATTTACCTCTTGCTCCATGTAAAGACCTAGTACACTTAATGAGATTCTGGTTTTACAACCACCTCCGTATACACTCCGTATAAAACTATTCTTTACATTTCTCTTATATATTTTAATTCCTACTTAGGGATAAGTCTATCATAAATTTACCTTAAAAAGGCTTAGAAAAATTAAGTTAGGCTTAATTTTAAAAACAAAAACCCCACCACGAAGGAAATAATCCTCCGTAGTCGGGTTATTTATGGTTCCCGGTAGAAACTCCCAAACCATATTATTGGGATTATACGAAAATCAAAAACATATTTATATCTTATTATTTTATCTACTGCCTTTTGTAATTAATTCTTCATAAGTTCTAAGAATCCTTCTTTTGAGAAAATAGAAATTATAAATAAATAGAATATTGTAAATCTATTTTAAAATTTACATAAGTTATGTTATTATGTTGTTTATCATTTCATTGTTGCAGTGTTTGGTTAGGCATCTAGACATTGTAAATTGCTATGAACAATACTAATGTTTGGAGGTGAATTATTAAATACTCTAAGGAAATACACATCATAAAAATCGCGAGGTGACATTATGAATACCATTGTTATGTCAATTGTTATTGTTTATTTAGCTGCAATGTTATTTATCGGATGGTATGCATCAAGGAAAATTAGTACAAATGAAGACTTTATGGTTGCCGGAAGAAGACTAGGGCCGCTTATGGTGGCTGGTGCACTAGCTGCTACAGAGATAGGCGGTGGCAGTTCTCTAGGTGTTGTGGAGATGGCTTATGGAGACTGGGGAATGGGTGCTGCCTGGTATGTTTTAACAATGGCCATTACTTTTACCATTCTAGCTTTTATAGGTCCAAAACTTAGAGATGCGCTTGTTAAAACAGTACCTGAATATTTCAGAAGGCGTTATGGAGAAGCACCTGGTACTGTTACTGCAATTATTATGATTTTGCCTTTAATTGGTTTAACCGCAATTCAAATTATGGCTTCATCAGTTGTGTTATCAGTTATGACTGGGCTAACCTATACCCAAGCAGTTCTTATAGTTTCAGTTATTGTAACCATATATTCTGTTATGGGTGGGTTATGGGGTGTTACCATTACCGACTTTATTCAAATGTTCCTGATAATTGGTGGGATGGCTTTAGCAATTCCTTTCACACTAAATGCAGTTGGCGGCTGGGGAAATGTAGTTGCAGCACTTCCCGCTGAACAGTTAAGCTTTACTGGGAAAATAGGTTGGGGGACTATAATAGGTCTTGTGGTTATGTATACTGCATCCTTTGCAGTTGGTCAGGAAGCAGTAGCTAGGTACTATGCTGCAAGAGATGGCAAGGCAGCCTTTTGGGGATCTTTGCTTGCGGCATTTGCTAATCTAATATATGCTTTTATTCCTACAGTCCTTGGTCTAATGGCTTTAGCCATGGTTCAAAATGGAATGATTGATGCTACTGCTATATTGGAACATGGTGCAAGATATGCGCTTCCAACTCTTGCTATTCAAATAATGCCTCCAGTCCTTGTAGGTTTGCTGTTTGCAGGTATAATTTCTGCGACAATGTCAAGTGCTGACTCAAACCTATTAGGTGCCGGTTCAATCTTTGCTAATGACATTTATAAAATATATATGAAAAAATCAGCTACTGATAAACAAGTATTAAATGTAACACGGTTAACTATGGTTGTTATAGCAACTCTATCAACAATAGTTGCACTCACAAGTACCCAAGCTATAATTACAGTGCTGATGTTTTCCTTTACTTTAAGAGCAGGTGGTTCCTTTATTCCATATGTTGTAGGACACTACTGGAAAAAAGCGAGCTGGGCTGGTGCAATGGCATCAATTGTAGTTGGAAGTATAGGTGTAATTCTAGTAGAGAAAAACTATGTTTCTTTCTTCGGGTTAAACCCAATATTTCTTGGTTTGCTTTCAAGTGCTCTAGTCTTTGTTTTATTTAGCTATTTATATCCAAATAAAAATAATTCTACTGCTTTGGCTGATGAAAGCTAATTCTCTAAAACACAATTAATTAATAACAATATAAAATAAATAGCGGAGGATAGTGTGAACAGCACCCTCCGCTATTTATTTTCTTCTACTAACGAACAAGGAAGTAAAAGAACTGTCCCTACGCTTCCTTGCTAGCTTTGGTGCCAAGTTCAGGAAGAAATAATGCGACAATGCCTAATAACAGTAGGAACAAACTACTCAGCCCAAATAGTATAGTATAATTGTCACCTCCGAGAGGTGCAATAATAATAGATGGAATAAAGAAAGCACCAATTAATTGTAACGTAGCTAAAAGCCCTCCAGCACTTCCTGCATATATAGGTCCTATTTCAGGTAGTAGCATTGGAAATGCCATTAACAACGGAGTACTAATTCCCAAGCAAATCCCCAGAAGGAGAAGAATTGCCCACATGCTTATTCCTTGAGTCATCCAAGAAGCAAACATAAGAATTGCACCCAAAAAAGCCACAGGCGAAAGAAAAGGTTTCATTCTACCAATCCTATCAGCCATATACGGACCTATAATATTTCCAAGAATTGTGCCTAAAGTTACCATGGCTGCCATAATACCAGCTTGCCCCGGTTCTATGCCACGTGCTTGAGTTAATGCATTTGGCAAGAAACCTAAAAACGCCATATTTGCACCCATAAAACACATCAGCGCTAAACCTGCTAGCCAAATACTCTTACTTTTTGCAGCAATCCTTATATATTTAAGAACTGGCTGAGAAGGCAATTCTGGTGCTCCATCTGGCTTGTTTTTTATAAAAATCATCCACAAAATAAACACAACAATCATGATTAACCCCGCAGTAGTATAAGCACTTTTAACTGTTGAAAAAAATGATGCTGTAATTAGCGTTGCACCCATACCAAATCCTAACGCTGAAAAATAAATACCCATGGCAGTACCAATTTGTTTTCTAGGAAACCATGCCCCAACAAGTTTGGAAACATTTGCGTTCAAAAGTGCAACACTAAACCCAGATAAGAACATTAAAAGGAAAAAACTCCAAAAATCAGTAGCCAGATATCGGTAATATGTTCCAATTATTGAAAAAACAAAGCTTACTGCTACTACTCTTTTAACACCAAATCTGTCTGCTAATGCACCTGCAACAATACTAAAAAATACTGCGGGCAGCATAGGTGATAAAAGAACCATAGCAAAATTTCCAGATGTTAGGTTTAAATCAGGAATAATCTTATATGCCAAAGCAGACACTTGAAATTGTGCATAAACTGAAATAAACGTTGTAGACCACATTATAGCTAGGATTATCCAACGATAATATGGTGACTCTTGTTTAGAATCATCATTAGTCATAATCTATGTTCACTCCTAAAAGCTCATACAATAAACGGCATCTGTAGATGCCGTTTATTGTATATAATTTTTATATTCCCTAGCTTACTTATACTCTCCATATTTTTTTCCGGCGTTAATCATTGCATGGAGATTATCTGCTTCAGCATCATCAAGTACCGATCCATTGCTTAAAATAAAGCCTCCATCTTGGGCAACATTTTCCATTAGAAACTTTACATACTCTTCTACTTGCTGAGGTGTACCAACTTTTAGCATAGAGCCTGGTACGTTACCACCAAAGCAGGCCTTGCCTCCCAGAGCTTTCTTTACACTAACCATGTCAGTTGTATCAAAGAGCCACATTGTTTTTCCTTCTGGAATATCTGAATCCATTATATCATTGAGCCTCTGGTTGTATCCGCCTTCAGCAAATAGATATGGGACCAGCCCCTCGTTTATTAACCCTAATATGACAGCCTTAAGAGTTGGCCAATAAAACTTGTTAAAATCATTACTTGAAAGAAAACCATCTGCACCTTTATGCAGCGGAATAAAGATTATTGGTACACCACTAGAATTAGCAGCCCGCACACCCATGTCTACGTTTAGTGCCACAAGTCTATCAAGAGCTTCTAACAGCTTCTTGGGCCGACGGAACATGTCCAGCATGATTGGGCGAGTTCCTCTCATGGTATCCCCTAGGGTATCAAAGGGTGCCTTTGCAAAACCACCCATAAATCCTGGAAGTCCTTGGGTAGCTTGAATCTCACCTTCCATAGCTCCTATGGCACCTATCCACTCAAGAGCAGCATCCCCAGCCTGCATCAGCTTTTTAAGTGATTCTTGAATCGCAGGTATACCAAAGGGAATCATGGATGGCCCTGCAAATGGAAGCTCTATGATATCTGTAAATGAAGTCATCGCTGCCCACGGAGCCATAACGCCAAATGTACGAGGTAGATAGTAACGCATCCAGTAAGCTGATGGGTCATTTATAAGCAAGTCATATTCTTCATCCAACATATATTCTTTTTCAACATATTGATAGGGAGTTTCTGGAGATAATCCTCCTCCACCAGGCCATTGATACAACTTATAATCTAAAATTTCAAAGACCTTGCCTGGACCCGCGGTTAAACCGCTAGTAAGTGTATCAATTTCAAATTCTTTATTAAACTTTTTATAAGCTATTCCAAGCTTTTCATAATCGTACATCATATCTTCTGGGGTAAAGCCTGCATGAAATGCTGGAAAAGCACCAACTGCTAAAGCAATGGGAACCCTTGAAGGTTTTTTAAGTTCTATTACATCTTTAAGCATCTGAACTCTATCCTTGTATGCTTTTTCCACTTCTGGGCTTGCAAATTTAATAGCAGGATTTGCAAATCTTTTAAACCTTTCTTCATACTTCTCTTGTGCTGATAGCTTTTCCCAGTTATCAGTCAATTTCATATTAGTTCCCCCCTATCCACTTTTTAGCTATGGAAACTGCTTCTACAGCATCTTGTCCCCAGCCATCGGCACCAGTATATTCCTTAATCTGGTCATTAATAGGAGCCCCACCTATAAGAATTTTTACATTATCCCTTAGACCTGCATCATCAATGGCTTTAACTGTGTCTTTCATTTTATCAAAGGCTAAGGTAAGTAGTGCACTCATACCTACTATTTGAGGATTATGCTCCTTTATAGCTTCCACAAACTTGGAAGCTGGCACGTCCACTCCAAGATCATGAACCTTAAAACCGTTAATATCGAACATAAAGGCTACTATGTTTTTGCCAATGTCATGAATATCACCCTGTACTGTACCAACTACCACTTTTCCAATATACTTGCTATCGTCTTCTTCAACTTCGTCTACCATCTTAGATTTTGTCAATTCCGATATCTTGGTCAGCATTTCCCCTGTTAAAATCAATTCTGGCATAAAAAATTCGCCTTTTTCATACTTTTCACCGATAATCTCAACTGCTTTACGAGCATTATCCAGAATTGCTATGGGATCCACATTTTGGTCTAATAACTCTTGAACTATATTTATGGCTTCTTCCTCACGCATCTCAACAATAGCACTAACTAATTTATCTAACATAGCATCCTCCCTAAATATGATAATTTTACCTTTTTGTATAATATTCAGTTAATTTACACTACCCTCCCTTCTAGCTTATTCTAAAAGACTAAAGTTATTCCGTTTACAGAAAAGTAGAAACATTCTTGATATAAATTATATAGTTATATATATAAGTTGTCAATTACCAATACATTGTAATTTTTAGAATATTTGTTTTTATTTATATTTATTTGTCGACATCAATCAAACGTTGACAAATTCGCACTCCTTCAATTGCATCATTGCACCAAAATCTGGTCCCAACCAAACTTGCAACTTGTTGATTTATCTGTCCACCGCCAATAACAATAGGTATTTTGGCCCCGTGGGCTTGCGTTTCCTTATTTAGAAGGTTTATTGTTTCTTTCATTTTTTTATAAGAAACTGTCAATAATCCAGAAAGACCAACAATATTGGGCTGAAGCTCTCCAATCTTTTCTATAAATGTTATGGGGGCTACATCCACACCTAAATCATGTACCTTGAATCCATGGCAAGTAAGAAGTATGCTTAAGATATTTTTTCCTAAGTCATGGATATCCCCTTGCACAGTTCCAAGTAGTATACATCCATTGGACCCATTGGAAGAATTGCTTCTAAGAAAAGGTTGTATAGTCTCTGTTACTTGACGAAATATCTCACCAGCCATAATCAGCCCTGCTATATAATATTGCCCCTGCTCATAACGTTCTCCAACTAAACGCATCCCTCGTTGACAATCATCAATGATATGTAATGGGTCATCTCCAGATTCTATTCTCTTTAATACTAATTCACGCACAGCTTCTTCCTTTAAGTCTCCGATATTATTTATCAATTGTTCCCTTGCTGTCACGTTTTTCATCGGCTAATTCCCTCCATAAATCTCAAAATATATCCTGAATTCCTACTGTTGTAGTAAAGCGTAATTTATCTCCCCTACAAATGAACCATCCCCAGCTAGTTGGTTTTTCATCAAAATCATAAAAAATGTGTTCAATACGAAAAGCCGGAAAACCTTCTTCTGTTTCTAACACCTGGGTCTCTTCATTAGTGATTACTGTTGCCTCTATACTTAATTCGCCTTTCTTAAATTCTGGAGAGCCCGAACCACTAAAAAGTCCTCGTAACGATGTTACTTCTAATTCAGATTCAACTATAGGTCGAGTTGGATCATATATTAAATATTCCTTATGATAGAAAAATGGTTCATTGCCTTTAAGTAGTAATCTTCTAATATAAATTACTGCTTCTTTTGGTTGAACATCTAGCTTTTGCATTATACGTTTGTTTGCCAACACAATACGGGCTTCAAGAATTTTAACTGTAGTTTTTTTATCCATAAAAAAGTCTTGCAAGCCCTTTAGATAAAAAGCAGCTGAGCCAAGCTTGATAGACCGTACAAAAGTTCCTCTTCCTTGAGTAGTAGTTGCAATTTTTTCATCAATGAGTATATTAATAGCTCTTCTTACTGTCATGGGGCTAACCTGATATCGACTACAAAGTTGAGATTCTGATGGCAATTGATCCCCAGGCCGAAATATACCTGAAGCAATTTGTTGTTTGATTATATTAACCAATTGCATATACGCAGGTTCATAGGAATTACGATCTATATCAATAAAAGACATGAAATTAGAATTTTTTTTTCCCCGCTCCATTTTCATCCAAACTCCTCACTATTGCACTAAATTAGATTTTATGTACTAACACGAGCTTCAATAATATCTATTATATCACTAAAGGTTCTAAACAACCAAACCGTTGCCCAAGCATATTTACCACGTAGCAACCGATCTATGTTATGGAAGAAGGATTCCTAAGGTATTTCCTTGAATATTGTATCAATAGTTCTAAGAAACTATTGGTATACATATGGAATTTAGGCTCTATTCACATTGGAGGTAGATAAACATGCAGCTAGTGATTAAAAACGGTATCCTTGTAACACCCTTTAATACCTTTAAAGCAGACCTAGGAGTTAAGAATAATAAAATAGCGGCAATTGGAGATTTAAGTG
Coding sequences:
- a CDS encoding sodium:solute symporter; translation: MNTIVMSIVIVYLAAMLFIGWYASRKISTNEDFMVAGRRLGPLMVAGALAATEIGGGSSLGVVEMAYGDWGMGAAWYVLTMAITFTILAFIGPKLRDALVKTVPEYFRRRYGEAPGTVTAIIMILPLIGLTAIQIMASSVVLSVMTGLTYTQAVLIVSVIVTIYSVMGGLWGVTITDFIQMFLIIGGMALAIPFTLNAVGGWGNVVAALPAEQLSFTGKIGWGTIIGLVVMYTASFAVGQEAVARYYAARDGKAAFWGSLLAAFANLIYAFIPTVLGLMALAMVQNGMIDATAILEHGARYALPTLAIQIMPPVLVGLLFAGIISATMSSADSNLLGAGSIFANDIYKIYMKKSATDKQVLNVTRLTMVVIATLSTIVALTSTQAIITVLMFSFTLRAGGSFIPYVVGHYWKKASWAGAMASIVVGSIGVILVEKNYVSFFGLNPIFLGLLSSALVFVLFSYLYPNKNNSTALADES
- a CDS encoding MFS transporter — translated: MTNDDSKQESPYYRWIILAIMWSTTFISVYAQFQVSALAYKIIPDLNLTSGNFAMVLLSPMLPAVFFSIVAGALADRFGVKRVVAVSFVFSIIGTYYRYLATDFWSFFLLMFLSGFSVALLNANVSKLVGAWFPRKQIGTAMGIYFSALGFGMGATLITASFFSTVKSAYTTAGLIMIVVFILWMIFIKNKPDGAPELPSQPVLKYIRIAAKSKSIWLAGLALMCFMGANMAFLGFLPNALTQARGIEPGQAGIMAAMVTLGTILGNIIGPYMADRIGRMKPFLSPVAFLGAILMFASWMTQGISMWAILLLLGICLGISTPLLMAFPMLLPEIGPIYAGSAGGLLATLQLIGAFFIPSIIIAPLGGDNYTILFGLSSLFLLLLGIVALFLPELGTKASKEA